One window from the genome of Eublepharis macularius isolate TG4126 chromosome 15, MPM_Emac_v1.0, whole genome shotgun sequence encodes:
- the LOC129343439 gene encoding uncharacterized protein LOC129343439 — translation MRRATFEYIVGELREDLVRETTHMRDPVPPEEMIAITIWKLATGTTNSATLPAFGRGVSTVCGIFDEVCELIAAKLTEKWICIDYLEDIISGFEERGFPNAWGAVDGTHIEIRSPPFSGDKYINRKGYCSMILQAVVDSDARFLDIFVGFPGRAHDARVLRNSPLFKRLEDGARRPKRPVTLEGVTFDPVIIGDPAYPLRPWLMKPYPAPSTRAQERFNYRLSRARMSVERSFGILKNRWLYLQRPLLVSERLMVAVITTCCILHNICLSRGDIVYGPFPREPLMEPADERPQIPWSEAALTARAVSIRAAISAHFQHGR, via the coding sequence atgcGACGTGCCACGTTCGAGTACATTGTTGGGGAGCTTCGCGAAGATCTCGTCCGCGAGACGACCCACATGCGCGACCCAGTCCCTCCCGAGGAGATGATCGCCATCACCATCTGGAAGCTTGCCACGGGAACCACAAACTCCGCGACACTGCCCGCATTTGGCCGTGGCGTCTCTACCGTCTGCGGGATATTCGACGAGGTCTGCGAGCTCATCGCTGCAAAGCTGACCGAGAAGTGGATCTGCATCGATTACCTCGAGGACATTATCTCCGGGTTCGAGGAGAGGGGATTCCCCAATGCCTGGGGCGCCGTGGACGGGACACACATCGAGATCCGTTCTCCGCCTTTCTCTGGGGACAAGTACATCAACCGCAAGGGATACTGCTCCATGATTCTCCAGGCGGTGGTGGACAGCGATGCACgattcctggacatttttgtgggcttcccGGGAAGGGCGCACGACGCGCGTGTGCTCCGTAACTCGCCCCTTTTCAAGAGACTCGAGGATGGCGCCCGTCGCCCGAAGCGGCCGGTCACTCTGGAGGGGGTCACATTCGACCCGGTAATCATCGGGGACCCCGCCTATCCTCTTCGGCCCTGGCTCATGAAGCCCTATCCGGCGCCATCAACGCGCGCCCAGGAGCGCTTTAACTACAGACTGAGCCGGGCGCGCATGAGTGTGGAACGCTCGTTCGGAATTCTGAAAAATCGCTGGCTTTATTTACAGCGGCCCCTACTTGTCAGCGAGCGCCTCATGGTCGCGGTAATCACCACCTGCTGCATCCTTCACAACATTTGCCTCTCGCGCGGGGACATCGTTTACGGGCCGTTCCCGCGCGAGCCGCTGATGGAGCCCGCGGATGAGCGGCCGCAGATTCCCTGGTCCGAGGCCGCTCTTACCGCGCGGGCAGTATCGATTCGTGCCGCCATAAGTGCGCACTTCCAGCATGGCCGATAA